From Camelina sativa cultivar DH55 chromosome 20, Cs, whole genome shotgun sequence, the proteins below share one genomic window:
- the LOC104770718 gene encoding vesicle transport protein SFT2B, whose protein sequence is MDKMNQAFEKMKMMVGMEVEDEERAAEEESSLSFMEDLNRNCALTTKQRFYGFAICLSAGLTCTLLSMLVFFNPVKFGITFTLGNLMALGSTAFLIGPQRQVTMMLDRARIYATALYLASIIIALFCALYVRNKLLTLLAIILEFSGLIWYSLSYIPFARTMVSKVFYTCFDTEF, encoded by the exons ATGGATAAGATGAATCAGGCatttgagaagatgaagatgatggtaggTATGGAGGTTGAAGACGAGGAACGAGCTGCCGAGGAAGAAAGCTCGCTCTCTTTCATGGAAGATCTTAATCGAAATTGCGCTTTGACTACCAAACAG AGATTCTATGGGTTTGCAATTTGTTTGTCAGCTGGCTTGACCTGTACACTTTTG TCAATGCTTGTTTTCTTCAATCCGGTCAAGTTTGGCATCACATTTACTCTCGGAAATTTGATGGCACTTGGGAG CACAGCATTCCTTATAGGCCCACAGCGGCAGGTGACTATGATGCTTGACCGTGCTCGTATCTACGCTACTGCTTTGTATCTAGCAAGCATCATCATTGCCTTATTTTGTGCTCTTTAT GTTCGTAACAAGCTTCTGACGCTGCTGGCCATCATTCTTGAGTTCTCTGGTCTAATTTG GTATAGCTTGAGCTACATCCCTTTTGCAAGGACCATGGTCTCCAAGGTCTTCTACACTTGTTTCGACACCGAGTTTTAA
- the LOC104770719 gene encoding protein SUPPRESSOR OF GENE SILENCING 3-like, whose product MSSRAGPMSKGKNVSQGGSRPEVEQLAQGLAATKLAPSQDDGGEWEVISKKNKNKPGNTSSGKAWVPQNSNPPRAWGGQQQGRGNNVSGRGNGNGGRGTQATDHRVSGRGRGLNKKYDNYVAPVAPVTRPPLEGGWNWQARGGSAQHTVAEEVPNMEDDLDNASEEENDSDALDDSDDDLVSDDYDSDVSQKSHGSRKQNKWFKKFFDSLDSLSVEQINEPQRQWHCPACQGGPGAIDWYNLQPLVAHARTKGARRVKLHREFAQVLDMDLQMRGASVIPSGEIYGQWKGLGQEEKDHEIVWPPMVIIMNTRLDKDDNDKWLGMGNQELLEYFEKYDAIRARHSYGPQGHRGMSVLMFESSATGYVEAERLHRELAERGLDRDAWSRRRGLFSGGVRQLYGFLATKQDLEIFNQHSQGKTRLKFEMRSYQEMVVKDLRQIAEDNQQLNYFKNKLSKQNRHAKVLEESLEIMSEKLRKTAEDNRIVRQRTKMQHEQNREEMDAQDRFFKDSIKQIHEKRDAKEENFEMLQQQERAKVVDQQEKNMNRSSNDDCRKRAEEVSSFIEFQENKMEEFVEEREMLIKEQEKKMAETKRRHYEEILDLEKEFDEALEQLMDKHGLHNADD is encoded by the exons ATGAGTTCTAGGGCTGGTCCAATGTCTAAGGGGAAGAACGTTTCTCAGGGTGGTTCTAGGCCTGAGGTTGAACAGTTGGCTCAAGGTTTGGCAGCGACGAAACTGGCTCCTTCACAAGATGATGGTGGAGAATGGGAGGTCATttccaagaagaacaagaacaaacctGGTAACACTTCTTCTGGAAAAGCTTGGGTTCCTCAGAATTCGAACCCTCCTAGAGCTTGGGGTGGTCAGCAACAAGGTAGAGGTAATAACGTGTCTGGGAGAGGTAATGGCAATGGTGGTCGGGGAACTCAAGCTACTGATCACAGGGTCTCTGGTCGGGGACGAGGTTTGAACAAAAAGTATGATAACTATGTGGCTCCTGTTGCACCTGTAACCCGCCCTCCTTTGGAAGGAGGATGGAATTGGCAGGCACGAGGTGGTTCTGCTCAGCACACTGTTGCGGAGGAG GTTCCAAACATGGAGGATGATCTTGATAATGCTTCTGAGGAAGAGAATGATTCTGATGCTTTggatgattctgatgatgacCTTGTGAGTGATGACTATGACTCTGATGTCAGTCAAAAGAGCCATGGATCACGGAAGCAGAATAAGTGGTTCAAAAAGTTCTTTGACAGCTTGGATAGCTTGTCCGTCGAGCAGATTAATGAACCACAGAGGCAGTGGCATTGCCCAGCTTGTCAGGGTGGACCTGGCGCCATCGACTGGTATAACCTACAGCCACTGGTAGCTCATGCGAGGACTAAGGGAGCTAGGCGAGTTAAGCTCCATAGAGAATTTGCTCAAGTTCTTGACATGGATCTACAGATGAGAGGAGCATCTGTCATCCCCTCTGGTGAGATTTATGGGCAGTGGAAGGGTTTGGGTCAGGAGGAAAAGGATCATGAAATTGTCTGGCCTCCAATGGTCATCATCATGAATACTAGACTGGACAAGGACGATAATGATAAG TGGCTCGGGATGGGCAACCAAGAGCTGTTGGAATACTTCGAAAAGTACGACGCTATTAGAGCACGCCATTCCTATGGTCCACAGGGTCATCGTGGGATGAGTGTTCTGATGTTTGAGAGCAGTGCCACTGGCTATGTGGAGGCCGAACGCCTTCACAGGGAGTTGGCTGAGCGAGGCTTAGATAGAGACGCCTGGTCCCGTCGGCGAGGTCTGTTTTCTGGAGGTGTTCGCCAACTGTATGGCTTCCTTGCAACCAAGCAAGATCTGGAAATATTCAATCAACACTCTCAAG GTAAAACGAGGCTGAAATTCGAGATGAGATCCTACCAAGAGATGGTTGTGAAGGACCTGAGGCAGATTGCTGAGGACAATCAGCAGCTGAACTATTTTAAGAACAAGCTTTCAAAACAGAACAGGCACGCCAAGGTGCTTGAGGAATCTCTGGAAATTATGAGCGAGAAGCTGCGTAAAACTGCAGAGGATAATCGTATCGTGagacagagaacaaagatgCAGCatgaacaaaacagagaagag ATGGATGCACAAGACCGGTTTTTCAAAGACTCAATCAAGCAGATACATGAGAAAAGAGACGCAAAAGAGGAAAATTTCGAGATGTTGCAGCAGCAGGAACGTGCTAAGGTTGTTGACCAGCAGGAGAAGAATATGAATCGCTCTAGCAACGATGATTGCCGAAAGAG AGCTGAGGAGGTGTCAAGCTTCATCGAGTTTCAAGAGAACAAGATGGAAGAGTTTGTGGAGGAGAGGGAGATGCTGATCAAagagcaagagaagaagatggcaGAGACGAAGAGAAGGCATTACGAGGAGATACTTGATCTGGAGAAAGAGTTTGATGAGGCTTTGGAACAGCTCATGGACAAGCATGGCCTTCACAATGCAGATGACTGA
- the LOC104770720 gene encoding cleft lip and palate transmembrane protein 1 homolog, protein MAPPAGQTAAVAEVAGADGAQPQQQQQQRGFGSTISGIVRIAVFWYFASKFFSPKQKPVDPSAPSHLMTNLFHKGESLDMWFYMSEHEKFNDFGNDKALYWHETNIPYAVWTPESIRTKSLTYYPSETLQNNGSLYAHVFFARSGFPIDPTDPEYQPLNSFNRTHPVATYFPKQKKNKKKSLLGSPKDDDESEPEVESVGDKKSDLKVEVPVEYVSLWKPNVTINLVDDFTRYSQNGVPPNIAPHLLVEPTTGNYYPTVYFNEFWLLRDKFIPVNATVSELPLNLEISPISMMKWQLFQQVDQSFQMQRSYGSMLDGESDELKRVFLEGNPYLLGITMFVSMLHSVFDFLAFKNDIQFWNKNKSMEGLSAKSVVLNFICQFVIFLYLLDNDTSWMILASSGVGVCIEFWKIGKAMRIEVDRSGMIPRLRFHDRESYSSNKTKEYDDIAIKFLSYVLLLLVIGLSIYSLAYERHKSWYSWILSSLTSCVYMFGFIMMCPQLFINYKLKSVAHLPWRQMTYKFLNTIIDDLFAFVIKMPILHRLSVFRDDVIFLIYLYQRWVYPVDKTRVNEFGFGGEDETAEKKLITEKEEEDKKTN, encoded by the exons ATGGCCCCGCCGGCAGGACAAACGGCGGCGGTGGCTGAAGTGGCTGGAGCCGACGGTGCTCAGccgcaacagcagcagcagcagcgtGGATTTGGTTCCACGATTTCCGGAATCGTTAGAATCGCCGTCTTCTGGTATTTTGCTTCCAAGTTCTTTTCACCTAAACAGAAACCTGTTGATCCTTCTGCTCCGTCTCACCTCATGACTAATCTCTTCCACAAAGGCGAATCATTG GATATGTGGTTTTATATGTCAGAGCATGAGAAGTTCAATGACTTTGGCAATGATAAAGCTCTGTATTGGCATGAGACTAATATACCTTATGCTGTGTGGACACCAGAGAGTATTAGGACCAAGTCACTGACGTATTATCCATCTGAG ACACTACAGAATAATGGAAGTCTGTATGCTCATGTCTTCTTTGCTCGATCTGGATTTCCCATTGACCCCACTGATCCTGAGTACCAACCTCTTAATAGTTTTAACAGGACTCATC CTGTGGCAACTTACTTTcctaagcaaaagaaaaataagaagaagagtctcTTGGGGAGTCCCAAAGACGATGATGAATCCGAACCAGAAGTTGAG AGTGTTGGTGATAAGAAATCGGATCTCAAGGTAGAGGTCCCTGTGGAATATGTATCCCTCTGGAAACCGAATGTCACAATTAACCTGGTTGATGATTTTACTCG CTATTCACAGAATGGTGTACCACCAAACATTGCTCCTC ACTTACTTGTAGAACCTACCACAGGAAATTACTATCCTACAGTTTACTTCAATGAGTTTTGGCTGCTAAGGGACAAGTTCATTCCAGTCAATGCAACCGTCTCAGAACTACCACTTAATCTGGAAATAAGCCCCATAAGCATGATGAAGTGGCAACTGTTCCAGCAAGTTGATCAGTCTTTCCAGATGCAGCGTAGCTATGGAAGCATGCTTGACGGAGAATCTGACGAACTAAAG aGGGTGTTTTTGGAAGGAAATCCCTATCTTTTGGGTATCACGATGTTTGTTTCGATGCTTCATTCAGTGTTCGACTTCTTGGCATTCAAAAATG ATATCcaattttggaacaaaaacaaatctatgGAAGGATTGTCTGCAAAGTCTGTTGTACTGAACTTTATCTGTCAGTTTGTCATCTTCCTCTACCTGCTTGACAACGACACTTCATGGATGATACTGGCTAGTTCCGGAGTCGGTGTCTGCATTGAATTCTGGAAAATAGGGAAAGCCATGCGCATAGAG GTTGATCGTAGTGGAATGATTCCAAGGTTGAGGTTCCACGATCGTGAATCCTATTCGAGCAATAAAACCAAGGAGTATGATGACATTGCCATCAAATTCTTGTCCTATGTGCTCCTCCTCCTTGTCATTGGCTTATCCATATATTCTCTCGCTTATGAACGCCACAAGAGCTGGTATTCTTGGATCCTGTCTTCACTAACAAGCTGTGTCTACATGTTCG GATTCATCATGATGTGTCCTCAGCTATTCATCAACTATAAGCTAAAATCAGTGGCACATTTACCATGGAGACAGATGACTTACAAGTTCCTCAACACCATTATCGACGATCTCTTTGCCTTTGTCATTAAAATGCCGATTCTACATCGGCTTTCTGTATTCCGAGATG ATGTGATATTCTTGATATACTTATACCAAAGGTGGGTTTACCCTGTGGACAAGACACGTGTTAACGAGTTCGGTTTTGGAGGTGAGGATGAAACAGCAGAGAAGAAGTTGAtcacagagaaagaagaagaagacaagaaaacaaactaa
- the LOC104770721 gene encoding calcium-dependent protein kinase 12: MANKARTTRWVLPYKTKNVEDSYSLGQVLGQGQFGTTFLCTHKQTGQKLACKTIPKRKLLCQDDYDDVLREIQIMHHLSEYPNVVRIESAYEDSKSVHLVMELCEGGELFDRIVKRGHYSEREAAKLIKTIVGVVEACHSLGVVHRDLKPENFLFTSSDEDASLKSTDFGLSVFCKPGEKFSELVGSAYYVAPEVLHKHYGPECDVWSAGVILYILLCGFPPFWAETEMGIFRKILQGKLDFETNPWPSISESAKDLIKKMLESNPKKRLTAHQVLCHPWIVDDKVAPDKPLDCAVVTRLKKFSAMNKLKKMALRVIAERLSEEEISGLKELFKMIDTDKSGTITFEELKDSMRRVGSELMESEIQELLRAADVDESGTIDYGEFLAATIHLNKLEREENLVAAFSFFDKDASGYITIDELQQAWKEFGIKDSNLDEMIKDIDQDNDGQIDYGEFVAMMRKGNGNVGGIGRRTMRNSLNFGTALPAESKNV; the protein is encoded by the exons aTGGCAAACaaagcaagaacaacaagatGGGTTCTTCCTTACAAGACCAAAAACGTGGAAGACAGTTACTCTCTTGGTCAAGTCCTCGGACAAGGCCAATTCGGAACCACTTTCCTCTGTACCCATAAACAGACAGGTCAAAAGCTCGCCTGCAAAACCATACCCAAAAGGAAGCTCCTTTGCCAAGATGACTACGACGACGTTTTGAGGGAGATCCAGATAATGCATCACTTGTCTGAATACCCAAACGTTGTCCGTATAGAGAGTGCTTACGAGGACTCCAAAAGCGTTCACCTTGTGATGGAGCTCTGTGAAGGCGGTGAGTTGTTTGATAGAATCGTCAAGAGAGGTCATTACAGTGAGAGAGAAGCTGCTAAGCTTATCAAGACTATTGTTGGGGTCGTTGAGGCTTGTCACTCTCTTGGGGTTGTACATAGAGACCTTAAGCCTGAGAatttcttgtttacttcttctGATGAAGATGCTTCTCTTAAATCTACCGACTTTGGCCTCTCTGTTTTCTGCAAACCAG GTGAAAAGTTTTCGGAACTCGTTGGTAGCGCTTACTATGTGGCACCTGAGGTTTTACATAAGCATTACGGTCCTGAATGTGATGTATGGAGCGCTGGAGTTATCCTCTACATTCTCTTATGTGGTTTTCCTCCATTCTGGGCTG AAACTGAGATGGGCATCTTCAGAAAGATTTTACAGGGAAAGCTTGACTTTGAGACCAATCCTTGGCCTAGTATTTCAGAGAGTGCCAAAGATCTTATCAAGAAAATGCTCGAAAGCAATCCAAAAAAGAGGCTAACTGCTCATCAAGTGTTGT GTCACCCTTGGATTGTGGATGATAAGGTTGCTCCAGATAAACCTTTAGACTGTGCAGTGGTGACCCGTCTGAAAAAGTTCTCTGCAATGAACAAACTTAAGAAGATGGCTTTACGAGTCATTGCAGAGAGACTATCTGAGGAAGAAATCAGTGGACTCAAAGAGCTGTTCAAGATGATAGACACAGATAAAAGTGGGACTATCACATTTGAAGAGTTAAAAGACAGTATGAGACGTGTTGGATCAGAGCTCATGGAATCTGAGATCCAAGAACTCTTGCGTGCA GCTGATGTTGATGAAAGTGGAACTATTGACTACGGAGAGTTCTTAGCTGCAACAATCCACTTGAACAAACTGGAGAGAGAGGAGAATCTAGTGGCTGCATTCTCCTTCTTTGACAAAGATGCAAGTGGGTACATTACAATCGACGAGCTTCAACAGGCGTGGAAGGAGTTTGGTATAAAGGATTCAAATCTTGATGAAATGATCAAAGACATCGATCAAGACAAT GATGGACAAATAGACTATGGGGAGTTTGTGGCAATGATGAGGAAAGGGAATGGCAATGTAGGTGGGATTGGTCGGAGAACTATGAGGAACAGTCTCAACTTTGGAACTGCTCTTCCTGCTGAGTCAAAGAATGtctaa
- the LOC104770722 gene encoding dnaJ homolog subfamily C member 17-like: MEGFVDHYLVLGLPSGEEALKFTEKEIAKAYKLKALDLHPDKRPDDPDAHEKFQRLKTSYEVLKDEKARKLFDDLLRIQREKQQKKTQVDFKRRKLMSDLEGRERSAFSPPDSAARPHDEEERIARKLKEEIERIRARHAKKKSGFETQESGVNEKKKEERSGAGVSGVQLDKERMLKVSWETIGQGYTAGRLTQVFSEFGKVEDVVIRSTKKKCSALIVMATKDGAVAATRTLCGDLSNPLLVVPLQKAAQSDFQTAKKSAEAEPQSNIVGAGYQAYEDAVMQRLRKAAMNQK; encoded by the exons ATGGAGGGTTTTGTTGATCACTATTTAGTTCTAGGCTTACCCTCTGGGGAGGAAGCTCTCAAGTTTACTGAGAAGGAGATTGCAAAAGCTTACAAGTTGAAAGCTCTGGACTTGCATCCGGATAAACGTCCAGATGATCCTGATGCTCATGAGAAATTTCAGAGGCTCAAGACATCTTATGAGGTTCTCAAAGACGAGAAAGCCCGGAAGCTGTTTGATGATCTTCTTAGGATTCAGCGTGagaaacaacagaaaaaaacacaagtagATTTCAAGAGGCGTAAGTTGATGTCAGATCTTGAGGGAAGGGAACGTTCTGCTTTTTCTCCTCCTGATTCTGCTGCTAGACctcatgatgaagaagagaggatcGCAAGGAAGCTTAAGGAAGAGATAGAGAGGATACGTGCAAGACATGCAAAGAAGAAAAGTGGGTTTGAAACCCAAGAGAGTGGTgtgaatgaaaagaaaaaagaagaaagaagcggTGCTGGAGTTAGTGGTGTTCAACTCGATAAGGAGAGAATGTTGAAGGTTTCATGGGAAACAATTGGTCAAGGGTATACAGCGGGGAGGCTTACACAAGTGTTTTCGGAGTTTGGTAAGGTTGAAGATGTTGTGATTAGGAGTACCAAGAAGAAATGCTCTGCTCTTATTGTAATGGCGACAAAAGATGGAGCT GTTGCAGCAACGAGAACATTGTGTGGCGATCTCTCTAATCCGTTGCTAGTTGTACCTCTTCAGAAAGCAGCCCAATCAGATTTTCAGACCGCTAAGAAGTCTGCAGAAGCAGAACCACAAAGCAACATAGTAGGTGCTGGTTATCAAGCTTATGAAGACGCCGTCATGCAAAGACTGCGAAAG GCGGCTATGAACCAGAAATGA